The following are from one region of the Methyloversatilis discipulorum genome:
- a CDS encoding DUF2721 domain-containing protein, with product MVLQTSIDAITHAIGLAVAPVFLLTAIATLITTLNNRLGRIIDRRRVVLARGGQQCEDETMSNATELELLSRRAKLVYLAILFAVASALMVCLVVSCAFFGVLFTVVLADLLAGFFVLAMLALITSLSLFLREVFVAVFTATHANR from the coding sequence ATGGTGCTGCAGACCTCGATCGACGCGATCACCCATGCCATCGGCCTCGCCGTAGCGCCGGTGTTCCTGCTCACCGCCATCGCCACGCTGATCACCACGCTGAACAACCGGCTCGGTCGCATCATCGACCGCCGCCGCGTCGTGCTGGCGCGCGGTGGCCAGCAATGCGAAGACGAAACGATGAGCAATGCCACCGAGCTCGAACTGCTGTCGCGGCGTGCGAAGCTGGTCTATCTGGCCATCCTGTTTGCCGTCGCCTCGGCGCTGATGGTCTGTCTGGTCGTGTCCTGCGCCTTCTTCGGCGTGCTGTTCACGGTAGTGCTGGCCGATCTGCTGGCCGGCTTCTTCGTGCTCGCCATGCTGGCGCTGATCACGTCGCTGAGCCTCTTCCTGCGCGAAGTGTTCGTCGCGGTCTTCACGGCCACCCACGCCAACCGCTGA
- a CDS encoding 23S rRNA (adenine(2030)-N(6))-methyltransferase RlmJ, with the protein MLSYRHAFHAGNPADVLKHFVLVELLQYLNQKDKPYWYIDTHAGAGGYALDSGYAAKNAEYAEGIGKLWAAPDLPAALGTYVDVVRAFNEGEALRAYPGSPMIARALLREHDRMKLFELHTTDNKLLNAAFADAGRSVRIEKLDGFSNLRSLLPPPPRRALVLIDPPYEMREDYRYAFETLRDAVTRFPTGTYCLWYPQLQRMESRDLPAKLKRMKIDAWLHVSLTTRTPSPDGFGMHGSGLFIVNPPWTLPATLKATMPWLTKTLAIDAGAKFELDFKIP; encoded by the coding sequence ATGCTCAGCTACCGCCACGCCTTCCACGCCGGCAATCCGGCCGACGTACTGAAGCACTTCGTACTGGTCGAACTGCTGCAGTACCTGAACCAGAAGGACAAACCCTACTGGTACATCGACACGCATGCCGGCGCCGGCGGCTATGCGCTGGACAGCGGCTACGCGGCAAAGAACGCCGAGTACGCCGAGGGCATCGGCAAGCTGTGGGCCGCGCCAGACCTGCCGGCGGCGCTCGGCACCTATGTCGACGTCGTGCGCGCCTTCAATGAAGGCGAGGCGCTGCGCGCCTATCCCGGTTCGCCGATGATCGCGCGCGCCCTGCTGCGCGAGCACGACCGGATGAAGCTGTTCGAACTGCACACGACCGACAACAAGCTGCTCAACGCCGCCTTCGCCGACGCCGGCCGCAGCGTGCGCATCGAGAAGCTGGACGGTTTTTCCAACCTGAGGTCGCTGCTGCCGCCGCCGCCGCGGCGCGCGCTGGTGCTGATCGACCCACCCTACGAAATGCGCGAGGACTACCGCTACGCCTTCGAAACGCTGCGCGACGCGGTCACCCGCTTTCCGACCGGCACCTACTGCCTGTGGTACCCGCAGCTGCAGCGCATGGAGTCACGCGACCTACCGGCCAAGCTCAAGCGCATGAAGATAGACGCCTGGCTGCACGTGTCGCTGACCACGCGCACACCGTCGCCCGACGGTTTCGGCATGCACGGCAGCGGACTGTTCATCGTCAATCCGCCGTGGACGTTGCCGGCCACGCTGAAGGCGACGATGCCCTGGCTCACGAAGACGCTGGCCATCGACGCCGGTGCGAAGTTCGAACTCGATTTCAAGATTCCGTAA
- a CDS encoding diguanylate cyclase, which yields MSSLLRSSLRRRGVIWIFCLLVIAGNSAWVLQSMDTLVEAKTPVEHVQNRLRTSRVLLETLLEAESSLRGYLLTGDRRFLQPYHSALTTLQRVRGEVSRLMSEDPAHARRVPELDQAIDDKLAELDEKATLYIQGDREAALQRVAEGHGRERMERVRRLMDDYRTAEQAILDVHFARQAEAIRHAYLTFTISTAISVLLVVLVAWLIRNSARSSAQAEAELQSRNHALADALDSTARQSAHSNALSELGRFLQSSRDMDEAMALLDHYLPQVFAIPAGALYLTAASRNQLRLACQWGDIPNDEFFEPGDCWGLRRGQPYTQPDTEAPTRCAHLHAPENAGSRCLPITAHGEVIGLISLHGRGHEHALSEEQLAQTLEQVALSIGNLQLRETLRQQSVRDALTGLSNRRYLEESLARECARAQRKNLPVAVFMIDVDHFKQFNDRHGHEAGDAVLRTVGRLLRDHARESDIAARYGGEEFTLVLPEADRDAALARAEMLRAAVENLELSFHGNALGTLTVSIGVALYPRHGHSPTDLMRAADQALYIAKRNGRNRAHLAESGSPAIAA from the coding sequence TTGTCCAGCCTGCTTCGATCCAGCCTGCGCCGACGCGGCGTCATCTGGATATTCTGCCTGCTGGTCATCGCCGGCAACTCGGCCTGGGTGTTGCAGAGCATGGACACCCTGGTCGAGGCCAAGACCCCGGTCGAACACGTACAGAACCGGCTGCGCACCAGCCGCGTGCTGCTGGAAACGCTGCTCGAAGCGGAGTCCAGCCTGCGCGGCTACCTGCTGACCGGTGACCGGCGCTTCCTGCAGCCCTATCACAGCGCCCTGACCACACTGCAACGCGTACGCGGCGAGGTGTCGCGGCTGATGTCCGAAGACCCGGCACACGCGCGCCGCGTGCCGGAACTGGACCAGGCCATCGACGACAAGCTGGCCGAACTGGACGAGAAGGCGACGCTTTACATTCAGGGAGACCGTGAGGCCGCACTGCAGCGCGTGGCCGAAGGTCACGGCCGCGAGCGGATGGAACGGGTGCGTCGGCTGATGGACGACTACCGCACCGCCGAACAGGCCATCCTCGACGTGCATTTCGCCCGCCAGGCCGAAGCCATCCGCCACGCCTATCTCACCTTCACCATCTCGACCGCGATCAGCGTGCTGCTGGTCGTACTGGTCGCCTGGCTGATACGCAATTCGGCACGCAGCAGCGCGCAGGCAGAAGCGGAACTGCAGTCGCGCAACCATGCGCTCGCCGACGCACTGGACAGCACGGCACGGCAGAGCGCGCACAGCAACGCGCTGTCCGAACTCGGGCGCTTCCTGCAGTCGTCACGCGACATGGACGAGGCGATGGCGCTGCTCGACCACTACCTGCCCCAGGTCTTCGCAATACCGGCCGGCGCGCTCTACCTGACCGCCGCATCGCGCAACCAGTTGCGACTGGCCTGCCAGTGGGGCGACATTCCGAACGACGAGTTCTTCGAACCGGGTGACTGCTGGGGCCTGCGCCGCGGCCAGCCCTACACGCAACCGGATACCGAAGCACCCACCCGCTGCGCTCACCTGCACGCCCCCGAGAACGCCGGCAGCCGCTGCCTGCCGATCACCGCGCACGGCGAGGTGATCGGTCTGATCAGCCTGCATGGCCGCGGTCACGAGCACGCGCTCAGCGAAGAACAGCTGGCGCAGACGCTGGAGCAGGTGGCACTGTCCATAGGCAACCTGCAGCTGCGCGAGACGCTGCGCCAGCAGTCGGTGCGCGACGCGCTGACCGGCCTGTCCAACCGGCGCTACCTCGAGGAATCGCTGGCGCGCGAATGCGCGCGTGCGCAGCGCAAGAACCTGCCGGTCGCGGTATTCATGATCGACGTCGATCACTTCAAGCAGTTCAACGACAGGCACGGCCACGAAGCCGGCGACGCCGTGCTGCGCACGGTCGGCCGGCTGCTGCGCGACCATGCGCGCGAATCGGACATCGCCGCGCGCTACGGCGGCGAGGAATTCACGCTGGTGCTGCCGGAAGCCGACCGCGACGCCGCGCTTGCCCGCGCCGAAATGCTGCGGGCCGCCGTCGAGAACCTCGAACTGAGCTTTCATGGCAACGCGCTCGGCACGCTGACCGTCTCGATCGGCGTCGCCCTCTACCCGCGACACGGCCACTCGCCGACCGATCTGATGCGGGCCGCCGACCAGGCCCTGTACATCGCCAAGCGGAACGGACGCAATCGCGCACACCTGGCGGAGAGCGGCAGCCCGGCCATCGCCGCCTGA